TTTTTATTCCAGGGTTGGGAAATTTCACGGGAATGCATGGATAGGTTTTTCTGATGGGCCAGATTGTGCATTGGGTGATGAAGTTGGGCCATAGAAAGGACCCCGTACTACTGCAGAGAATTCCACCTACATAAATATGGTCAGATAATTGTATCTACAAGATATTACAAATTAAATCAGGGGAATAGCTGATTTTCCCTGTTGTTTTCGCTGCTTCATTGTGCTGGACATTGGTGCAATGCTCCAACTATTACTGCTGTTAACCTGCATACACGTTTCCAGTGGGTAATATGAACATTCAAAGCTTTATCTATCACTAGCAGTTAGCACAATACCCGTATGTCGCTACGGACTAAAAAAAGTATACTTTTAAAGAAAAATGTTGTACCATCATCTATTTTCTTATATCATACAAACTATATTCAATTTTATCTTGATGTGCCAAATCCACAAGtcacgaaaaaaaaagtgatgaAGTCCAAAGGTGACGGACCACTGCCACCCATTGAGTCTTTTGTTAGAACTTTCGTTCTTGCATTTTTACCACTAACTGAACAGTATCAGGCATTCCGGAATATCGTCACTGGAGTGATAATGATTGTTCTATTTATACCTATCTTTCTTATTGTTTTCCTTCTTCGTAATGCAAATGTCatacgaagaagaagaaagaaagagttGGTTTCCATCATGTTCTACTGTATTATAGCAGGCATCTGCTTAACCTTCTGTAATATGACTTAATGAACCTCAGGATTTGATGTTTCATCCTGTGGCACTATTATCTGTGGAAGTCTACTTTGTGCTTCAAATAGTCTTGCTGGCTTGGTTTTTCTAAGAAGCTTCGTAGTTAATGACCCTGGGGAACAATGTTCATATGGTTtgcatttgttttttactTCCTGTTGTACATGCAGGTGCATACCATTCAGATATAGAGATAATAATGACGAAACTTCTGGCGGCGAGCAGAAGAGGCTTGTTGAAGTTCTCATGATCAACTCCCAGAGTGGACCAGGTCTCCTGTTTCCAAaggtattactccctccgtcccataattcttgtcgctattttagttcaaatttgtactaaaacagcgacaagaattatgggacggagggagtagcatttaaACATCTCTGCATGGGGGATCCAACAATTGTGAGAAGATGGTAGTTAAATGTTATCTTCTGAATGCTCTGGTTTACCAAAATAATTGAATTAATTTATCTAAGTGATAATCCCTCTCCAATCTTGTTGAATTATGTCTTATATCCAGTCTAGATTGATATATCTATTAACTGATTATCAAACAATGTTGTGTTCTTCCCTGATGGCATGCTAAGCAAGACGATCAATATCCCTTAGAAGAGCCTGATAAAATACACACTGTAAAATCAGGTGCCTAGGATTGGAGATTAAACTATTCAGATATGCAAGTGTCAATCATATTAGATAGTGGGCATATAAATTCATGATGAGGTCTCAAAGATTCTTTATATTGAATTTCTATTGGAGCTTCTCTTGACCCAGTGACTTGTTGATCTAGTTTGTATCGGAGCCAAGCAAGGGAAACATTTCTCTCTATAAGCTCCCAGTATATCATATGAACTAGAAAACTggggtttttctttttctgttctgTACATCCAAATAATTATTGTTATTGTAATTTATTATCTGTGAAAGCATTCTTTACGATGTTCAATAAACGAGTTTGCTTGTCCATATAACTTAAGCCTGATaacattattttttgtttagtttCATAGTAACTAGGATTATACATTGACTGCTATTTGTTTAGCTTGCTGTTGTATCTCAATGTTGCATTAGTATTCTACGggaccttttcttttatacATACTGTTGCTGCAGGGAGGATGGGAGAATGATGAAACcgttgaagaagcagctgcTCGGGAAGCTATTGAAGAAGCTGGAGTTCGAGGCGATTTAGTGGTGAGATAGTATCTTTGGTATTTTGCTTTGAAATATTTTACTTTTGCTAACTCCATTAATGTACCCTGACACTTTATGTTTATTATAAACCTAGATGTTAAATATGAAATGCTAAGTGCACAGTTGTATTCTGAATGTGTCAGATTTTTACTATTGCCTTTTCTTAGGTTGCATGAAAAATTGAGCTTTTGATTGATACTACCACTAAAGTACTAACCTGCTAATACAAGTGTTTGATCTTTATATAGATTTCCAATTCACAGCTGCTACTATGTGTTACCTTTGGTAGATGCTTCCCATTTTGTGATGCTGGCATTCACTTCTTGAGATGGCAATCTGGCCATTTTAAGAACTAGAATAGATTTGACTCTAGGAACTAAGGTCGTTTGACTAAAAGATGGTCTGTGCTCGTCATCATATAGTTTATATTTTACAACCTTTTTGGTTTATATACATGTGTTGTCCTTGAGATACTGCAGTGCAAGTCTGCAAGTCCTAGTTATTTAACGGTGGTTCTTGATTTTGCTCATAAGTGCGGACATAAACTATGTTTAGATCATAATGCAAACCTAAAAAACCATTGCTTCTATCATGTTGTACTCTGCTAGGGTATCAGCATGATTTTATTCATAATCGCATCTGTTAAGTTACTTGAATGGAGGTAGTACCACTATTACTTTGGTAATCTATTGTATGCAAGCCATGCATTGTAACATACATGTCCTTGCTGATCTCAAATAAGAAGTATATGTATTTTCTATGTCATCTGGAATTCTAATGTATCTTTTCTTGCAAGTTTATTTATGAATCCAAGTAAATATTTTAATTGTTTGATTATGGCTCTGCCTTACAATATATCCGTGTACAGTACATGCACCATTTGTCTACACTCTGTGTTTGGACTTAGTCGGCCATGTGATATTGTATCTTGTTTAATTAGTTCTTGGATGTTCCTTCCGGACTTAGTTGGTCATGTTATTCATTtcctttgtttattttgtttcttgcaaCTTCCGAGTCTTGCtatgatgtactccctccgttccataattcttgtctcaaatttgtccaaaagtgaatgtatctattcctaaaaaaatgtctagatacatgtaatatttcgacaagaattatggaacggagggagtatatcctATTCAGCATTTATATGTTTTGCCACCACATTTACTGTGTGATTCTCTCTGTGAATAAGCAATTCTTGGGCTTCTACAATTTCAAGAGCAAGTCACATCAAGACGAGTTCTGCCCTGAAGGCATGTGCAGAGCTGCGATTTTTGCACTGCATGTGAAGGAAGAGCTTGCCTCTTGGCCCGAACAGAGTATCCGCCAGAGGAGCTGGCTCACTGTTCctgaggcggcggagcggagCCGGTACCCATGGGTGCAAGAAGCCCTTGTCACGGGGTTCTCTGCTTGGCATGACAAGTGGAGCGAAGCTGGCTCCGCTCCGGATCCAAGTTCAAGATGACCGCAGTCCCAAGCAGCAGTGGCCAGGGCCAAATTCCAAACATGCCATATATGTGCTCGCTGGTGCTCAGTGTTTCGACTACCTCTCCTTTCTGGATGTACAATCTTAGCCTTATTAGTGCTGTCGATTGCTCAATCCGAGAATTGTTGGAATTGTAAGTGTTGATTCTCGTGGTTGCTGTCTGGACTTCACTATTTATGCGTCGGAAGTATAATTTTACCGGTCGATGTGGAGGCGCACGTGTACACAACAGATGCTTTGTGTGTTGCCTGAAATCAAAGAAAGTTTTTCTGGCTAATCACATTGTGCCGCTCATTGCAACAGATGCTTTGTGTGTTTCCAATGAATTGTTGCCTGCAATCCAGGTTATGATAATCTTTGATGTTCATAAACGTGGGCAAGTAAAAATGACAATGTTGTTACAGTTTAGCCTATCACTGCTACCTTGGTATCTCATAATCAACATGTTTTTGCTGGCTTGATTGGTATTACTAGATTAGAACCGAAAGAGTAATAAGACCAAAAAAAAGGTTTCAAACCCCAAGTACGACTCGTCAGAACGTTCAGAGAACGATCAAAATAAGGATAGCAGAGTTGCGATGGACAAAAACGATTTGGGGTGAGAGAGGCTCGAACTCTCGACCTCAGGATCACTCGCAATTAGCTATGAGACCTACGCGCTAGCCAACTGCGCCACCACCCCTTTGTTGTGAGAATTGTTGTTTCACATCTCATACTCTCTATTCAGGCTGCACGCCGAAGAGCAGAGGTCCTGCCTAGGCGGCGACGCTGACCGGCGCGGCCCCGACGGCGCTGAGGATCTTGTCGTCGAGGTCGAAGCTCATGGCCTTATCTCCCCGCCCACTGCTGGCGTACTCGGCGAACCTCTCCTTGAGGTCCTCCGGCAGGTTGGTGGTGCTCGTCCACCCCAGCACCTCCTTCGCCGCCCGAGGCTCCGCGTAGAAATGCTGCAAGCCAATTCAACAATCACATGACACGCAACGCAAAAGCGCCATTAACGAGCTTGCTCGCTTAGCTTACCATGTTGCGGAAGGGGAAGGCCTTCTTGgcgtcgacgccggcggcggccgggtcgTAGTGGACGAtctcgacggcggcgccggctgccgccgcgcacATCTTGGCCAGCCCGTCCAGCGTCACTGCGCGGTCGCTCACGCAGTTGAAGATCTTCCCGGCCGCCGCGTCGGGGCTCTCCACGGCCATCGTCAGCATGCTGCCCAGGTCCCGCGCGTGGGAGATGTTGGTCAGCTGCATCCCGGACCCCGGGATCGGCACCGGCCGCTTCCGCACGATTCCTGTCAGATTCTTTCTTCCGTTAGTTAGTTCCTCCTGCAATTAAAATGGATTGGGAAATTGATTGCGGGGGTGTTTGCTTGTTGATTACTGTCGAAGAACCACTCCTCGCAGTCCTTGTTGTTGCCGGAGCCGATCATGTACTGCGGCCGGAACGAGGCCCAGCTGCCGAACTCCGCCGCGATGTACTTCTCCACGCCCACGTGCCCCGCGCTCCCTTTCACGGCGTCCTGCAACCATCGGCATTAGTACTTAAGACGCCGCTCAGTGCTCAGCTTCTAGCTTGCAGGGGCGATGGATTTGTGTTATGTTACCCCCTCGACGTGCGGCGGCTCGTCGGTCGGAGTGTAGATCCCGGCGCTGCTGATGAAGAGGAACTGGCCCACGCCGGCCGACTTTGCCCAGTCCGCCACCGGCCTGCAGAAACCACAATGGAATTGGATACTTCATGCCTGTCTCGACTCTGAAACTTCTGAAGTCTGAAACTCTGtggcaaacaaaaacaaaaacaaaaacagaggcTGCCGGCAATGGCACGCGTACTTGACGGCGTCGAGGTCCTTGCCATTGTTGTCGAGCACGACGTCGAAGGAAGCCccgcccaccgccgcgccgACGTCCGCCGGGTCACCCCACACCGTCTTCGCCCCGGCGCTCGTCAGCTCCTGCCGGCAATGGCATCCATCAGAGACTCAATCGATTAGAAACCACCAGCAGAGATCACGTTGCTGCTCAGGAAGGTCACTGGTATCATTCGCACCGAGAAGCGGGAGAAGGGGGGCTTCTTCATCTTGTCGGAGCCCTCGTCGCCGACGGTGAGCACGGTGACGGCGtggccggcggccaggagaGCCTTGGCGAAATAGAACCCGATGACCGCGTGCCCGCCGCTGTTGGTGTTCACCACCAGCACGCTCTTCTTCGCGGCCTGCGCGCGCACGCTGAAGcgcacggccgccgccctcggcgccgcgcgcctcctcgccgcgatCGCGCTGCTGGCGACGCCGCGTGGGAGGTACGGCGATGAGGGCCGCGGCGAGACGCAGCGGGTGGAGGTGAATGCGACGGCCGCGGccgtggtggcggtggcggcgggaaaGAAGGCCATGGAAGGCGGAGACGGGGAGTGATCAGACGATGAGTGATGGGTGGTGAGCACGGGATACTGGGATAGGGGAGGGGGGATTTCGTAGCTGTGAGGCCATGTGGCGTTGGACGTTATTTAACGGCTTTCCTGTCCGCGCCGTGTCATGTCAAGGTTGAACGTTGTGGAATTTTACGGCCAAGCCAGGCAAGAAATGCGTCGTGTTGATTTCTAATGACCAACAACAGTTataaaaaatagttttgttaAATCTAAGTCGTCTGATTTTTAATTACAGATAAGTTGATTCCTAAATCATTGGATATGGTTGGTGCTTCCCTATTCGGACCGGGGgatggaaaaataaaataaaacggATCTGATTCGTCAACTAAGATTTAAATGTTCTGATAAAAAATCGAGCACCTGAGATATAGCGAACCCTATAAGAAACAACGCGATAGAAAACAGTAGGTTAGTCATCCCGACTCCAACGTTTTGCAAAACATTAAGAGGCTGACTGCTCCACGCCGACTTTTTTTCTACAAAACCGGTAGGTAATTGTACATAAGCCGTTGACCAAAACCGTAAGCAAAATATATAGATAGTTGGGTTTGCTTTACTCACAAAGATAACTCCATATTACAGTTCCGAACTAACCACAGAGTTTAAAATATCTCCTGAACTCTAATACAGGTTAGAACACAAACTCTGATTGTTCATACTGTTTATATTACCCCTACCCCCACCGACCGGTTAGGACCGAGTCAACTAACGATGTTTAGTCCAGAAAATTCTGAAAGAATGGAGAAAATGTAAAATTATGTTATGACTCTACTTTGAAATTACAGCTTCATTGGGCAAACGGGTCGATAGGAAATGACATATTTTGTTCGgctcaaattttgaattcaaaaataaaagttcCTAgaaaattttaataaataaataaataaaggaaaACATAATTTGTCCTTAGTAAGCCGATCAAATTTCAACATTCCAAGCAAAGGATTGAGTAGAAAATGGCATATTTTGTTCTTGGCTTAAATTTcaaactaaaataaataaattttccagaaaaaaatgaaaatattaTAGAAAAGCATAAATGTTACACAGAGTAAAGTATtcaaatttcatttcattaCGGCAAATGATTGAATTGAAAATGacatgcatgtttgtttgtgGCACAAATTTTAAACTGAAAAAGGTTTCctatttttatattttcttaGAAAATCATAAATATTGTTTTAGCTTACTGTTAAAATATCAGCACATTTCAACTAAGTCTTGGAAAGAATCAAAGAAAATAACTTGATAAAACATTTCAACGCATTTCGCCAATGTGATGTCGTGGCCAACTCAAAACCTACCACGTACATGAAAACCATCTTCTTGTTGGGTTATTGGGGAATTTAAACGGTTTGAACGGTTGGATGTTCTGTTCTGACCCGTATTGAAGTTCGGAGAGATCACATGGAATTGGGTTCTCTGTCTTCGTGGAGTCATTATCCATGCCGTTAGCTTGGATTGAGCCAAAATAATAACAGTGTTCTCAAAAAATAGTATAACAGTGTTCTCTCTCTTGTGAAAAAGCTGTGTCTTGATTTAGTTGCGTCGATCAGTTTGCTTAGCCGCTTGGACTTTGGACTGTTCGCTACACGTACGACCACCTTATTGCTTTGCTAGTGGGGACGTGTGAAGATCAAACATGTTGCTTTCTTcttaagaaacaaaaaggataAGGCGAAACAGAAAGGAGATTCATCCAGATCAGCAGGCAGCAGCGCCTAATTAACAAAGAATCCAGCAAAGGAGATTGATCCAGGTCAGTAG
This is a stretch of genomic DNA from Brachypodium distachyon strain Bd21 chromosome 1, Brachypodium_distachyon_v3.0, whole genome shotgun sequence. It encodes these proteins:
- the LOC100830855 gene encoding nudix hydrolase 16, mitochondrial, encoding MCDLVARTGRLQQRYEDGRRLVAGCIPFRYRDNNDETSGGEQKRLVEVLMINSQSGPGLLFPKGGWENDETVEEAAAREAIEEAGVRGDLVQFLGFYNFKSKSHQDEFCPEGMCRAAIFALHVKEELASWPEQSIRQRSWLTVPEAAERSRYPWVQEALVTGFSAWHDKWSEAGSAPDPSSR
- the LOC100829026 gene encoding chloroplast stem-loop binding protein of 41 kDa a, chloroplastic is translated as MAFFPAATATTAAAVAFTSTRCVSPRPSSPYLPRGVASSAIAARRRAAPRAAAVRFSVRAQAAKKSVLVVNTNSGGHAVIGFYFAKALLAAGHAVTVLTVGDEGSDKMKKPPFSRFSELTSAGAKTVWGDPADVGAAVGGASFDVVLDNNGKDLDAVKPVADWAKSAGVGQFLFISSAGIYTPTDEPPHVEGDAVKGSAGHVGVEKYIAAEFGSWASFRPQYMIGSGNNKDCEEWFFDRIVRKRPVPIPGSGMQLTNISHARDLGSMLTMAVESPDAAAGKIFNCVSDRAVTLDGLAKMCAAAAGAAVEIVHYDPAAAGVDAKKAFPFRNMHFYAEPRAAKEVLGWTSTTNLPEDLKERFAEYASSGRGDKAMSFDLDDKILSAVGAAPVSVAA